The Methanocella arvoryzae MRE50 genome includes a region encoding these proteins:
- a CDS encoding amino acid-binding protein, which translates to MWSEIVDKFKGMPSQEKVIRLLLERGFQVNSEGHVVSGKVEIPHTQIAKDAGVDRRVVDATTEMILKDDTLRRVFQNIRSIASLKDVAPLLGLGVIIIRVDNAQNVGIINAVTNVVARYNLSIRQAVTDDPFFSDDPAMTIITGDPIPGEMVSDLKKLKGIRSVTIQ; encoded by the coding sequence ATGTGGAGCGAAATCGTCGATAAGTTCAAGGGTATGCCCTCTCAGGAGAAGGTTATCCGTCTGCTGCTGGAGCGCGGCTTTCAGGTAAACTCTGAAGGCCACGTTGTTTCGGGCAAGGTCGAGATCCCCCATACTCAGATCGCTAAAGATGCAGGCGTCGATCGGCGGGTTGTCGATGCCACGACTGAGATGATCCTGAAGGACGATACGCTGCGGCGTGTCTTCCAGAACATCAGGTCTATTGCATCGCTCAAAGATGTGGCTCCACTGCTGGGGCTCGGCGTAATCATCATCCGGGTCGACAACGCTCAGAACGTGGGCATCATCAACGCAGTCACCAATGTCGTGGCCCGATATAATCTGAGCATACGGCAGGCGGTCACTGACGATCCTTTTTTCTCCGACGACCCCGCCATGACGATCATCACCGGCGATCCGATCCCGGGCGAGATGGTCAGCGATCTCAAGAAGCTGAAAGGCATCAGAAGTGTCACTATCCAGTAG